In Flavobacterium gelatinilyticum, a genomic segment contains:
- the bglX gene encoding beta-glucosidase BglX, which produces MKNKKIIIIGILSLFTVGNMNAQKKPYLDKNKTIEQRIDLLLPLMTLEEKVGQMNQYNGFWDVTGPAPKGGTAELKYEHLRKGLVGSMLTVRGVKEVRAVQKIAVEETRLGIPLIIGFDVIHGYKTLSPIPLAEAASWDLEAIKKSAAIAADEASASGINWTFGPNVDVANDARWGRVMEGAGEDPYLGSKVGYARVKGFQGETVADLQKVNTIAACAKHFAAYGYVEAGLEYNIVDISNSKLYNSVLPPFEATVEAGVRTFMNSFNTLNGVPATGNAFLQRDILKGKWKFDGFVISDYASIREMIAHGYVKDEADATAKAVIAGSDMDMESYLYVAKLVDLVKSGKVKEALVDDAVRRILRVKFELGLFDDPYKYCDEKREKTVVGSKANNEGVLDMAKKSIVLLKNAYPPGRKENLLPLKKSGQKIALIGALANDKNSPLGSWRIAASDDTAVSVLEGMQQYKDNQLTFEKGVDLLTQKATFLTETVFNTTDKSGFEAAKKAAKNADVVVMVLGEYGFQSGEGRSRTDLNLPGLQQELLEEIYKVNPNVVLVLNNGRPLSIPWAAENVPAIVEAWHLGTQAGNAIAQVLYGDYNPSGKLPMSFPRNVGQVPIYYNKYSTGRPTDSDKNVFWSHYMDVEKTPQFPFGFGLSYTTFEYKNLKLNKTTFTKGEKVEVSVEVTNSGNYDGKEVVQLYIHDEYASIVRPIKELKGFELVNLKKGETKTVSFTLTNKELGFYDNEGNFLVEPGTFKIMAGGSSDKGLQSGFEIIE; this is translated from the coding sequence TGAACAGCGCATAGATTTGCTTTTGCCTTTAATGACTTTAGAGGAAAAAGTAGGGCAGATGAATCAATACAACGGTTTTTGGGATGTTACAGGACCGGCTCCAAAAGGCGGAACAGCCGAATTGAAATACGAACATTTAAGAAAAGGATTGGTTGGATCGATGCTGACAGTGCGCGGCGTAAAGGAAGTTCGTGCCGTGCAGAAAATTGCGGTAGAGGAAACACGATTAGGGATTCCGTTAATTATTGGTTTCGATGTAATTCATGGTTATAAAACGTTAAGCCCGATTCCGTTGGCAGAAGCAGCCAGCTGGGATTTAGAAGCCATTAAAAAATCGGCAGCGATTGCGGCTGATGAAGCTTCGGCATCCGGAATAAACTGGACTTTTGGGCCAAATGTTGATGTTGCAAACGATGCGCGCTGGGGACGCGTGATGGAAGGTGCAGGAGAAGATCCGTATTTAGGAAGTAAAGTGGGGTATGCCAGAGTAAAAGGTTTTCAGGGAGAAACCGTTGCTGATTTGCAAAAAGTAAATACGATTGCAGCCTGTGCGAAACACTTTGCGGCTTACGGTTATGTTGAAGCGGGATTGGAATATAATATTGTAGACATCAGTAATTCAAAATTGTACAATTCCGTTTTACCTCCTTTTGAAGCGACGGTTGAGGCGGGAGTTCGTACGTTTATGAATTCGTTTAATACTTTGAATGGTGTTCCGGCAACTGGAAATGCCTTTTTGCAAAGAGATATTTTGAAAGGAAAATGGAAGTTTGACGGATTTGTAATTTCGGATTATGCTTCAATTCGTGAAATGATTGCACACGGTTATGTTAAAGATGAAGCCGATGCAACGGCAAAAGCGGTTATTGCAGGTTCTGACATGGATATGGAATCGTATTTGTATGTGGCAAAATTGGTTGATTTGGTAAAATCCGGCAAAGTAAAAGAAGCTTTGGTTGATGATGCCGTTCGCAGAATTCTTCGAGTAAAATTTGAATTGGGTTTATTTGACGATCCGTACAAATATTGTGATGAAAAACGTGAAAAAACGGTTGTTGGAAGTAAAGCCAATAACGAAGGCGTTTTAGACATGGCAAAGAAATCTATTGTTTTATTAAAGAACGCTTATCCGCCGGGGAGGAAAGAGAATTTGCTTCCGCTGAAAAAATCTGGACAAAAAATTGCTTTGATAGGCGCTTTGGCAAATGATAAAAACAGTCCGTTGGGAAGCTGGAGAATTGCAGCTTCAGACGATACTGCGGTTTCGGTTTTAGAAGGAATGCAGCAATACAAAGACAATCAGCTGACTTTTGAAAAAGGAGTTGATTTATTGACGCAAAAAGCAACGTTTTTAACCGAAACTGTTTTTAATACAACAGATAAAAGCGGATTTGAAGCAGCAAAAAAAGCAGCGAAAAATGCCGATGTTGTCGTAATGGTTTTAGGCGAATACGGATTTCAAAGCGGTGAGGGAAGAAGCCGTACTGATTTAAACCTGCCTGGTTTACAGCAGGAATTATTAGAGGAAATTTATAAAGTAAACCCAAATGTGGTTTTAGTTTTAAATAACGGCCGTCCGTTGAGTATTCCGTGGGCTGCAGAAAATGTTCCTGCAATTGTGGAGGCTTGGCATTTAGGAACTCAGGCTGGAAATGCAATTGCACAGGTTTTATATGGAGATTATAATCCGAGTGGAAAACTGCCAATGTCGTTCCCAAGGAATGTTGGACAGGTTCCGATTTATTACAACAAATACAGCACAGGAAGACCAACGGACAGTGATAAAAACGTTTTCTGGTCGCATTATATGGATGTCGAAAAAACGCCTCAATTCCCGTTTGGTTTTGGATTAAGCTACACCACTTTCGAATATAAAAACCTGAAATTGAATAAAACGACTTTTACAAAAGGTGAAAAAGTAGAAGTAAGTGTTGAGGTTACAAACTCCGGGAATTATGACGGAAAAGAAGTAGTTCAGTTATACATTCATGATGAATATGCAAGCATCGTCCGCCCGATTAAAGAATTAAAAGGTTTTGAATTAGTAAACCTGAAAAAAGGTGAAACCAAAACAGTTTCTTTTACATTAACTAATAAAGAGCTTGGTTTTTATGATAATGAAGGAAACTTTTTGGTAGAGCCTGGAACGTTTAAAATCATGGCAGGAGGAAGTTCTGATAAAGGTTTGCAAAGTGGTTTTGAAATAATAGAATAG